In one window of Aphidius gifuensis isolate YNYX2018 linkage group LG4, ASM1490517v1, whole genome shotgun sequence DNA:
- the LOC122855850 gene encoding homeobox protein prospero-like isoform X1: MMSSEEETDCFALYGATADSKQQQLLKKQKRTRQRVDAGEPRNSYSSIPNFSSRPTFLGSGIYGAIFSGSGPPSSHQTASQQQSPQQGQQQLQSHSQQQSQQAGVASTVAATTQGHLGATTGPTTQHSAHAAFGFFGAQGFGPAKMLNELLGRQVKQASDAGGSPPEGSHGMTGAGMDQATNLQTGGVVNCDDPATAAELTQHMLRDILQGRKLSALAVQDQPNNNNNLHNNNNNNINNNNNNNNNNNNINNNTTEILKSQQQQHQQHSPQQQQQQQQLHQQNSDSARSISGTVHSGGEESVDGNNVIVNHSDRVMSVDAEDSSEDVASTARAMEEAFAEAGMEPGANLDGSDCDQSLPPSPTVTRPSSVSVKEEPLDSISLRRSRSASHSPCPMLPKTETNSPTTEIKRARVENIVSTMRSSPALQPVNGCKKRKLYHPQQQTVQHVLHHSVNDPMLDVDDEESEEEEDPTTIKQKREEKDNLQSQLKQLHQQLAQMQQKYHELSSRMDPETNESGESPASPQNTPQQQPPPRPPRPHPPAYNGIASLPPDHPHATAAAMYHMGQKLYLEQQHAALERMKQHQEAAVRQQQAQVQHQHREREQQQQQQQREHQQRQQTSPQPSNQARDQSNTGSSTPQTPQMQSSSTPHQHKDFHERLNVFRGSGNTGNSSGPHITGTDLEGLAETLKNEITSTLGNLVDTIVARFMQQKRFLNKPYEATQAAAEQLNKDLLLASQLLERKSPRTKVVDRGVPQQPGGPNGQRGPLNGGPPSQQSTGFSQIGAMSGTHGPLSGPTENNLNQINQLPPHARPSVGLFQAPKAPMYSMASMQAQQQQQQQQQQQQQQQQQQQQQQQQQEQRQREQAQRDQYCNLRNEERDARELEQNEALSLVMTPKKKRHKVTDTRITPRTVSRILAQEGGVSQGGSESPPPPPPQRPYHAPPPMLPVSLPTSVAIPNPSLHESQVFSPYSPFFNPHGGHPGQVPPPGPHHLPASPPGSGVDLRDSPPLPHPPAMLHPALLAAAQHGASPDYGHLRIDSNDRASDCNSGDIIYDGIQPTSSTLTPMHLRKAKLMFFWVRYPSSAVLKMYFPDIKFNKNNTAQLVKWFSNFREFYYIQMEKYARQAVSEGVKNAEDLRVGGDSEIYRVLNLHYNRNNHIEVWGPQVPGNFRYVVEQTLKEFFKAIQGGKDTEQSWKKAIYKVISRLDDPVPEYFKSPNFLEQLE, encoded by the exons ATGATGTCATCGGAGGAGGAGACCGACTGTTTCGCCCTCTACGGAGCAACTGCGGATAGTAAGCAACAGCAACTCTTAAAGAAACAGAAGCGCACCAGACAGCGCGTGGACGCCGGAGAGCCACGTAATAGCTACTCGAGTATACCGAACTTTAGTTCCCGGCCGACTTTTCTAGGAAGTGGTATTTACGGTGCGATATTTAGTGGTTCAGGTCCACCTTCTAGTCATCAAACAGCATCACAACAACAAAGTCCACAACAAGgacaacaacaattacaatCACATTCACAACAGCAGTCTCAACAGGCTGGTGTAGCAAGCACAGTGGCGGCCACTACGCAAGGTCACCTCGGTGCAACAACGGGGCCAACAACACAACATTCCGCTCACGCGGCATTTGGCTTCTTCGGGGCACAGGGCTTTGGCCCCGCCAAGATGCTTAACGAGCTTCTCGGAAGACAGGTCAAACAGGCCAGCGACGCTGGTGGATCACCTCCTGAAGGTAGTCACGGTATGACAGGAGCTGGAATGGATCAAGCAACAAATTTGCAGACTGGCGGGGTCGTTAATTGTGACGATCCAGCCACTGCTGCTGAACTCACACAACACATGTTGCGTGATATACTTCAAGGGAGAAAATTATCTGCCCTTGCTGTACAAGATCAaccaaacaacaacaataatttacacaataataataataataatattaacaataataataacaacaataataataacaataatatcaataataatacaacggAAATTCTCaaatcacaacaacaacaacatcaacaacacagtcctcaacaacaacaacaacaacaacagttaCACCAACAAAATAGTGATAGTGCGCGATCAATTAGTGGAACAGTGCACAGTGGTGGGGAAGAAAGTGTAGATGGAAATAACGTTATCGTGAATCATAGTGATAGAGTTATGTCAGTTGATGCTGAAGACAGTAGTGAAGATGTTGCATCAACAGCTCGTGCTATGGAAGAAGCATTTGCTGAAGCTGGCATGGAGCCTGGTGCAAATCTTGATGGTTCTGATTGTGATCAAAGTTTACCACCTAGCCCGACGGTAACACGTCCAAGTTCAGTATCTGTTAAAGAAGAACCCCTTGATTCAATTAGTTTAAGAAGAAGTCGTTCAGCAAGTCATTCACCCTGTCCTATGTTACCAAAAACAGAGACAAATTCACCAACAACTGAAATAAAACGTGCACgtgttgaaaatattgttaGTACAATGAGAAGTAGTCCAGCATTACAGCCTGTTAATggttgtaaaaaaagaaaactttatCATCCACAACAACAAACAGTTCAACATGTACTTCATCATAGTGTTAATGATCCAATGTtagatgttgatgatgaagaaagtgaagaagaagaagatccAACAacgataaaacaaaaaagagaagaaaaagataatttacaAAGTCAATTGAAACAATTGCATCAACAATTAGCACAAAtgcaacaaaaatatcatgaattaTCAAGTCGTATGGATCCAGAAACTAATGAAAGTGGTGAATCACCAGCAAGTCCACAAAATAcaccacaacaacaaccaccacCAAGACCACCAAGACCTCATCCACCAGCATATAATGGTATTGCATCATTACCACCAGATCATCCGCatgcaacagcagcagcaatgTATCATATGGGACAAAAACTTTACCTTGAACAGCAACATGCTGCCCTTGAACGAATGAAACAACACCAGGAGGCAGCAGTGAGGCAACAACAAGCTCAAGTACAACATCAACATCGTGAAagagaacaacaacaacaacaacaacaaagagAGCATCAACAGAGACAACAAACATCACCTCAACCAAGTAATCAGGCAAGAGATCAAAGTAATACAGGATCATCAACGCCTCAAACACCACAAATGCAATCATCTAGTACGCCTCATCAACATAAAGATTTTCATGAAAGACTTAATGTTTTTCGTGGTAGTGGAAATACAGGAAATTCATCAGGACCACATATAACTGGTACTGATCTTGAAGGACTTGctgaaacattaaaaaatgaaattacctCAACACTTGGAAATTTAGTTGATACAATTGTTGCAAGGTTTATGCAACaaaaaaggtttttaaataaaccatATGAGGCAACACAAGCCGCCGCCGAACAGCTCAATAAAGATTTATTACTTGCAAGTCAATTACTTGAAAGAAAATCACCAAGAACAAAAGTTGTAGATAGAGGAGTACCACAACAACCCGGTGGCCCAAACGGGCAACGGGGGCCCCTCAATGGTGGCCCCCCATCTCAACAATCCACGGGGTTTTCCCAAATCGGAGCTATGAGTGGTACCCATGGTCCACTATCTGGTCCaacagaaaataatttaaaccaGATTAATCAATTACCTCCACATGCAAGACCAAGTGTAGGCCTTTTTCAAGCGCCAAAAGCACCAATGTACAGCATGGCATCAATGCAAgctcaacaacagcaacagcagcagcaacaacaacaacagcaacaacaacaacagcaacaacagcagcaacaacaacaagaacaaaGGCAACGTGAACAGGCACAAAGAGAtcaatattgtaatttaagAAATGAGGAAAGAGACGCAAGAGAGCTTGAACAAAATGAAGCTCTTTCCCTCGTAATGACACCAAAAAAGAAACGTCATAAg gtcaCTGATACGAGAATAACCCCACGTACAGTATCAAGGATATTAGCTCAAGAGGGAGGTGTATCACAAGGTGGTAGTGAAAgtccaccacctccaccaccacaAAGACCGTATCATGCGCCACCTCCAATGTTGCCTGTATCATTACCAACAAGTGTTGCAATACCAAATCCAAGTCTCCATGAGAGTCAAGTATTTTCACCTTATTCACCATTTTTTAATCCGCACGGTGGTCATCCAGGCCAAGTGCCACCACCTGGACCACATCATTTGCCTGCAAGTCCACCAGGCAGTGGAGTAGATCTCCGTGATTCACCACCACTACCTCATCCACCAGCAATGCTACATCCTGCTCTTCTTGCTGCTGCTCAACATGGTGCAAGTCCAGATTATGGACACCTCAGGATAGACAGCAATGACAGAGCGAGCGATTGTAATTCTGGTGATATTATCTACGATGGAATTCAACCTACA TCGTCAACATTGACACCAATGCATTTGAGGAAAGCCAAGCTGATGTTTTTCTGGGTGAGGTATCCGTCCTCAGCTGTCCTCAAGATGTACTTTCCagatattaaattcaacaaaaacaacacaGCACAACTCGTCAAATGGTTCTCCAACTTCAG
- the LOC122855850 gene encoding homeobox protein prospero-like isoform X3 translates to MMSSEEETDCFALYGATADSKQQQLLKKQKRTRQRVDAGEPRNSYSSIPNFSSRPTFLGSGIYGAIFSGSGPPSSHQTASQQQSPQQGQQQLQSHSQQQSQQAGVASTVAATTQGHLGATTGPTTQHSAHAAFGFFGAQGFGPAKMLNELLGRQVKQASDAGGSPPEGSHGMTGAGMDQATNLQTGGVVNCDDPATAAELTQHMLRDILQGRKLSALAVQDQPNNNNNLHNNNNNNINNNNNNNNNNNNINNNTTEILKSQQQQHQQHSPQQQQQQQQLHQQNSDSARSISGTVHSGGEESVDGNNVIVNHSDRVMSVDAEDSSEDVASTARAMEEAFAEAGMEPGANLDGSDCDQSLPPSPTVTRPSSVSVKEEPLDSISLRRSRSASHSPCPMLPKTETNSPTTEIKRARVENIVSTMRSSPALQPVNGCKKRKLYHPQQQTVQHVLHHSVNDPMLDVDDEESEEEEDPTTIKQKREEKDNLQSQLKQLHQQLAQMQQKYHELSSRMDPETNESGESPASPQNTPQQQPPPRPPRPHPPAYNGIASLPPDHPHATAAAMYHMGQKLYLEQQHAALERMKQHQEAAVRQQQAQVQHQHREREQQQQQQQREHQQRQQTSPQPSNQARDQSNTGSSTPQTPQMQSSSTPHQHKDFHERLNVFRGSGNTGNSSGPHITGTDLEGLAETLKNEITSTLGNLVDTIVARFMQQKRFLNKPYEATQAAAEQLNKDLLLASQLLERKSPRTKVVDRGVPQQPGGPNGQRGPLNGGPPSQQSTGFSQIGAMSGTHGPLSGPTENNLNQINQLPPHARPSVGLFQAPKAPMYSMASMQAQQQQQQQQQQQQQQQQQQQQQQQQQEQRQREQAQRDQYCNLRNEERDARELEQNEALSLVMTPKKKRHKVTDTRITPRTVSRILAQEGGVSQGGSESPPPPPPQRPYHAPPPMLPVSLPTSVAIPNPSLHESQVFSPYSPFFNPHGGHPGQVPPPGPHHLPASPPGSGVDLRDSPPLPHPPAMLHPALLAAAQHGASPDYGHLRIDSNDRASDCNSVNSSTLTPMHLRKAKLMFFWVRYPSSAVLKMYFPDIKFNKNNTAQLVKWFSNFREFYYIQMEKYARQAVSEGVKNAEDLRVGGDSEIYRVLNLHYNRNNHIEVWGPQVPGNFRYVVEQTLKEFFKAIQGGKDTEQSWKKAIYKVISRLDDPVPEYFKSPNFLEQLE, encoded by the exons ATGATGTCATCGGAGGAGGAGACCGACTGTTTCGCCCTCTACGGAGCAACTGCGGATAGTAAGCAACAGCAACTCTTAAAGAAACAGAAGCGCACCAGACAGCGCGTGGACGCCGGAGAGCCACGTAATAGCTACTCGAGTATACCGAACTTTAGTTCCCGGCCGACTTTTCTAGGAAGTGGTATTTACGGTGCGATATTTAGTGGTTCAGGTCCACCTTCTAGTCATCAAACAGCATCACAACAACAAAGTCCACAACAAGgacaacaacaattacaatCACATTCACAACAGCAGTCTCAACAGGCTGGTGTAGCAAGCACAGTGGCGGCCACTACGCAAGGTCACCTCGGTGCAACAACGGGGCCAACAACACAACATTCCGCTCACGCGGCATTTGGCTTCTTCGGGGCACAGGGCTTTGGCCCCGCCAAGATGCTTAACGAGCTTCTCGGAAGACAGGTCAAACAGGCCAGCGACGCTGGTGGATCACCTCCTGAAGGTAGTCACGGTATGACAGGAGCTGGAATGGATCAAGCAACAAATTTGCAGACTGGCGGGGTCGTTAATTGTGACGATCCAGCCACTGCTGCTGAACTCACACAACACATGTTGCGTGATATACTTCAAGGGAGAAAATTATCTGCCCTTGCTGTACAAGATCAaccaaacaacaacaataatttacacaataataataataataatattaacaataataataacaacaataataataacaataatatcaataataatacaacggAAATTCTCaaatcacaacaacaacaacatcaacaacacagtcctcaacaacaacaacaacaacaacagttaCACCAACAAAATAGTGATAGTGCGCGATCAATTAGTGGAACAGTGCACAGTGGTGGGGAAGAAAGTGTAGATGGAAATAACGTTATCGTGAATCATAGTGATAGAGTTATGTCAGTTGATGCTGAAGACAGTAGTGAAGATGTTGCATCAACAGCTCGTGCTATGGAAGAAGCATTTGCTGAAGCTGGCATGGAGCCTGGTGCAAATCTTGATGGTTCTGATTGTGATCAAAGTTTACCACCTAGCCCGACGGTAACACGTCCAAGTTCAGTATCTGTTAAAGAAGAACCCCTTGATTCAATTAGTTTAAGAAGAAGTCGTTCAGCAAGTCATTCACCCTGTCCTATGTTACCAAAAACAGAGACAAATTCACCAACAACTGAAATAAAACGTGCACgtgttgaaaatattgttaGTACAATGAGAAGTAGTCCAGCATTACAGCCTGTTAATggttgtaaaaaaagaaaactttatCATCCACAACAACAAACAGTTCAACATGTACTTCATCATAGTGTTAATGATCCAATGTtagatgttgatgatgaagaaagtgaagaagaagaagatccAACAacgataaaacaaaaaagagaagaaaaagataatttacaAAGTCAATTGAAACAATTGCATCAACAATTAGCACAAAtgcaacaaaaatatcatgaattaTCAAGTCGTATGGATCCAGAAACTAATGAAAGTGGTGAATCACCAGCAAGTCCACAAAATAcaccacaacaacaaccaccacCAAGACCACCAAGACCTCATCCACCAGCATATAATGGTATTGCATCATTACCACCAGATCATCCGCatgcaacagcagcagcaatgTATCATATGGGACAAAAACTTTACCTTGAACAGCAACATGCTGCCCTTGAACGAATGAAACAACACCAGGAGGCAGCAGTGAGGCAACAACAAGCTCAAGTACAACATCAACATCGTGAAagagaacaacaacaacaacaacaacaaagagAGCATCAACAGAGACAACAAACATCACCTCAACCAAGTAATCAGGCAAGAGATCAAAGTAATACAGGATCATCAACGCCTCAAACACCACAAATGCAATCATCTAGTACGCCTCATCAACATAAAGATTTTCATGAAAGACTTAATGTTTTTCGTGGTAGTGGAAATACAGGAAATTCATCAGGACCACATATAACTGGTACTGATCTTGAAGGACTTGctgaaacattaaaaaatgaaattacctCAACACTTGGAAATTTAGTTGATACAATTGTTGCAAGGTTTATGCAACaaaaaaggtttttaaataaaccatATGAGGCAACACAAGCCGCCGCCGAACAGCTCAATAAAGATTTATTACTTGCAAGTCAATTACTTGAAAGAAAATCACCAAGAACAAAAGTTGTAGATAGAGGAGTACCACAACAACCCGGTGGCCCAAACGGGCAACGGGGGCCCCTCAATGGTGGCCCCCCATCTCAACAATCCACGGGGTTTTCCCAAATCGGAGCTATGAGTGGTACCCATGGTCCACTATCTGGTCCaacagaaaataatttaaaccaGATTAATCAATTACCTCCACATGCAAGACCAAGTGTAGGCCTTTTTCAAGCGCCAAAAGCACCAATGTACAGCATGGCATCAATGCAAgctcaacaacagcaacagcagcagcaacaacaacaacagcaacaacaacaacagcaacaacagcagcaacaacaacaagaacaaaGGCAACGTGAACAGGCACAAAGAGAtcaatattgtaatttaagAAATGAGGAAAGAGACGCAAGAGAGCTTGAACAAAATGAAGCTCTTTCCCTCGTAATGACACCAAAAAAGAAACGTCATAAg gtcaCTGATACGAGAATAACCCCACGTACAGTATCAAGGATATTAGCTCAAGAGGGAGGTGTATCACAAGGTGGTAGTGAAAgtccaccacctccaccaccacaAAGACCGTATCATGCGCCACCTCCAATGTTGCCTGTATCATTACCAACAAGTGTTGCAATACCAAATCCAAGTCTCCATGAGAGTCAAGTATTTTCACCTTATTCACCATTTTTTAATCCGCACGGTGGTCATCCAGGCCAAGTGCCACCACCTGGACCACATCATTTGCCTGCAAGTCCACCAGGCAGTGGAGTAGATCTCCGTGATTCACCACCACTACCTCATCCACCAGCAATGCTACATCCTGCTCTTCTTGCTGCTGCTCAACATGGTGCAAGTCCAGATTATGGACACCTCAGGATAGACAGCAATGACAGAGCGAGCGATTGTAATTCTG TGAACTCGTCAACATTGACACCAATGCATTTGAGGAAAGCCAAGCTGATGTTTTTCTGGGTGAGGTATCCGTCCTCAGCTGTCCTCAAGATGTACTTTCCagatattaaattcaacaaaaacaacacaGCACAACTCGTCAAATGGTTCTCCAACTTCAG
- the LOC122855850 gene encoding homeobox protein prospero-like isoform X2: MMSSEEETDCFALYGATADSKQQQLLKKQKRTRQRVDAGEPRNSYSSIPNFSSRPTFLGSGIYGAIFSGSGPPSSHQTASQQQSPQQGQQQLQSHSQQQSQQAGVASTVAATTQGHLGATTGPTTQHSAHAAFGFFGAQGFGPAKMLNELLGRQVKQASDAGGSPPEGSHGMTGAGMDQATNLQTGGVVNCDDPATAAELTQHMLRDILQGRKLSALAVQDQPNNNNNLHNNNNNNINNNNNNNNNNNNINNNTTEILKSQQQQHQQHSPQQQQQQQQLHQQNSDSARSISGTVHSGGEESVDGNNVIVNHSDRVMSVDAEDSSEDVASTARAMEEAFAEAGMEPGANLDGSDCDQSLPPSPTVTRPSSVSVKEEPLDSISLRRSRSASHSPCPMLPKTETNSPTTEIKRARVENIVSTMRSSPALQPVNGCKKRKLYHPQQQTVQHVLHHSVNDPMLDVDDEESEEEEDPTTIKQKREEKDNLQSQLKQLHQQLAQMQQKYHELSSRMDPETNESGESPASPQNTPQQQPPPRPPRPHPPAYNGIASLPPDHPHATAAAMYHMGQKLYLEQQHAALERMKQHQEAAVRQQQAQVQHQHREREQQQQQQQREHQQRQQTSPQPSNQARDQSNTGSSTPQTPQMQSSSTPHQHKDFHERLNVFRGSGNTGNSSGPHITGTDLEGLAETLKNEITSTLGNLVDTIVARFMQQKRFLNKPYEATQAAAEQLNKDLLLASQLLERKSPRTKVVDRGVPQQPGGPNGQRGPLNGGPPSQQSTGFSQIGAMSGTHGPLSGPTENNLNQINQLPPHARPSVGLFQAPKAPMYSMASMQAQQQQQQQQQQQQQQQQQQQQQQQQQEQRQREQAQRDQYCNLRNEERDARELEQNEALSLVMTPKKKRHKVTDTRITPRTVSRILAQEGGVSQGGSESPPPPPPQRPYHAPPPMLPVSLPTSVAIPNPSLHESQVFSPYSPFFNPHGGHPGQVPPPGPHHLPASPPGSGVDLRDSPPLPHPPAMLHPALLAAAQHGASPDYGHLRIDSNDRASDCNSGDIIYDGIQPTSSTLTPMHLRKAKLMFFWVRYPSSAVLKMYFPDIKFNKNNTAQLVKWFSNFREFYYIQMEKYARQAVSEGVKNAEDLRVGGDSEIYRVLNLHYNRNNHIEVPGNFRYVVEQTLKEFFKAIQGGKDTEQSWKKAIYKVISRLDDPVPEYFKSPNFLEQLE; this comes from the exons ATGATGTCATCGGAGGAGGAGACCGACTGTTTCGCCCTCTACGGAGCAACTGCGGATAGTAAGCAACAGCAACTCTTAAAGAAACAGAAGCGCACCAGACAGCGCGTGGACGCCGGAGAGCCACGTAATAGCTACTCGAGTATACCGAACTTTAGTTCCCGGCCGACTTTTCTAGGAAGTGGTATTTACGGTGCGATATTTAGTGGTTCAGGTCCACCTTCTAGTCATCAAACAGCATCACAACAACAAAGTCCACAACAAGgacaacaacaattacaatCACATTCACAACAGCAGTCTCAACAGGCTGGTGTAGCAAGCACAGTGGCGGCCACTACGCAAGGTCACCTCGGTGCAACAACGGGGCCAACAACACAACATTCCGCTCACGCGGCATTTGGCTTCTTCGGGGCACAGGGCTTTGGCCCCGCCAAGATGCTTAACGAGCTTCTCGGAAGACAGGTCAAACAGGCCAGCGACGCTGGTGGATCACCTCCTGAAGGTAGTCACGGTATGACAGGAGCTGGAATGGATCAAGCAACAAATTTGCAGACTGGCGGGGTCGTTAATTGTGACGATCCAGCCACTGCTGCTGAACTCACACAACACATGTTGCGTGATATACTTCAAGGGAGAAAATTATCTGCCCTTGCTGTACAAGATCAaccaaacaacaacaataatttacacaataataataataataatattaacaataataataacaacaataataataacaataatatcaataataatacaacggAAATTCTCaaatcacaacaacaacaacatcaacaacacagtcctcaacaacaacaacaacaacaacagttaCACCAACAAAATAGTGATAGTGCGCGATCAATTAGTGGAACAGTGCACAGTGGTGGGGAAGAAAGTGTAGATGGAAATAACGTTATCGTGAATCATAGTGATAGAGTTATGTCAGTTGATGCTGAAGACAGTAGTGAAGATGTTGCATCAACAGCTCGTGCTATGGAAGAAGCATTTGCTGAAGCTGGCATGGAGCCTGGTGCAAATCTTGATGGTTCTGATTGTGATCAAAGTTTACCACCTAGCCCGACGGTAACACGTCCAAGTTCAGTATCTGTTAAAGAAGAACCCCTTGATTCAATTAGTTTAAGAAGAAGTCGTTCAGCAAGTCATTCACCCTGTCCTATGTTACCAAAAACAGAGACAAATTCACCAACAACTGAAATAAAACGTGCACgtgttgaaaatattgttaGTACAATGAGAAGTAGTCCAGCATTACAGCCTGTTAATggttgtaaaaaaagaaaactttatCATCCACAACAACAAACAGTTCAACATGTACTTCATCATAGTGTTAATGATCCAATGTtagatgttgatgatgaagaaagtgaagaagaagaagatccAACAacgataaaacaaaaaagagaagaaaaagataatttacaAAGTCAATTGAAACAATTGCATCAACAATTAGCACAAAtgcaacaaaaatatcatgaattaTCAAGTCGTATGGATCCAGAAACTAATGAAAGTGGTGAATCACCAGCAAGTCCACAAAATAcaccacaacaacaaccaccacCAAGACCACCAAGACCTCATCCACCAGCATATAATGGTATTGCATCATTACCACCAGATCATCCGCatgcaacagcagcagcaatgTATCATATGGGACAAAAACTTTACCTTGAACAGCAACATGCTGCCCTTGAACGAATGAAACAACACCAGGAGGCAGCAGTGAGGCAACAACAAGCTCAAGTACAACATCAACATCGTGAAagagaacaacaacaacaacaacaacaaagagAGCATCAACAGAGACAACAAACATCACCTCAACCAAGTAATCAGGCAAGAGATCAAAGTAATACAGGATCATCAACGCCTCAAACACCACAAATGCAATCATCTAGTACGCCTCATCAACATAAAGATTTTCATGAAAGACTTAATGTTTTTCGTGGTAGTGGAAATACAGGAAATTCATCAGGACCACATATAACTGGTACTGATCTTGAAGGACTTGctgaaacattaaaaaatgaaattacctCAACACTTGGAAATTTAGTTGATACAATTGTTGCAAGGTTTATGCAACaaaaaaggtttttaaataaaccatATGAGGCAACACAAGCCGCCGCCGAACAGCTCAATAAAGATTTATTACTTGCAAGTCAATTACTTGAAAGAAAATCACCAAGAACAAAAGTTGTAGATAGAGGAGTACCACAACAACCCGGTGGCCCAAACGGGCAACGGGGGCCCCTCAATGGTGGCCCCCCATCTCAACAATCCACGGGGTTTTCCCAAATCGGAGCTATGAGTGGTACCCATGGTCCACTATCTGGTCCaacagaaaataatttaaaccaGATTAATCAATTACCTCCACATGCAAGACCAAGTGTAGGCCTTTTTCAAGCGCCAAAAGCACCAATGTACAGCATGGCATCAATGCAAgctcaacaacagcaacagcagcagcaacaacaacaacagcaacaacaacaacagcaacaacagcagcaacaacaacaagaacaaaGGCAACGTGAACAGGCACAAAGAGAtcaatattgtaatttaagAAATGAGGAAAGAGACGCAAGAGAGCTTGAACAAAATGAAGCTCTTTCCCTCGTAATGACACCAAAAAAGAAACGTCATAAg gtcaCTGATACGAGAATAACCCCACGTACAGTATCAAGGATATTAGCTCAAGAGGGAGGTGTATCACAAGGTGGTAGTGAAAgtccaccacctccaccaccacaAAGACCGTATCATGCGCCACCTCCAATGTTGCCTGTATCATTACCAACAAGTGTTGCAATACCAAATCCAAGTCTCCATGAGAGTCAAGTATTTTCACCTTATTCACCATTTTTTAATCCGCACGGTGGTCATCCAGGCCAAGTGCCACCACCTGGACCACATCATTTGCCTGCAAGTCCACCAGGCAGTGGAGTAGATCTCCGTGATTCACCACCACTACCTCATCCACCAGCAATGCTACATCCTGCTCTTCTTGCTGCTGCTCAACATGGTGCAAGTCCAGATTATGGACACCTCAGGATAGACAGCAATGACAGAGCGAGCGATTGTAATTCTGGTGATATTATCTACGATGGAATTCAACCTACA TCGTCAACATTGACACCAATGCATTTGAGGAAAGCCAAGCTGATGTTTTTCTGGGTGAGGTATCCGTCCTCAGCTGTCCTCAAGATGTACTTTCCagatattaaattcaacaaaaacaacacaGCACAACTCGTCAAATGGTTCTCCAACTTCAG